Proteins encoded by one window of Bactrocera oleae isolate idBacOlea1 chromosome 4, idBacOlea1, whole genome shotgun sequence:
- the egg gene encoding histone-lysine N-methyltransferase eggless: MSEESKTGNIESEMDETQLADVTENKIVNETNCENVNLHVEAHDIIDKSDERPCIVEDVSALSAGVSDKTNECTTQNKNINKMEIAGSSEHRTTSSEKSEEMDVAELTEDTDIASKNDEVVCMNKENRVADHIIGFSPSIETNDVQLESEKVLEGLLSKSSVQKSDNQMEPMEIDTHNLPISGSLSDEGNEDSQESLPLVIDEKPSSPNETNIEAPLPSLQVNNSNPNELTIDNSNSPTTNNENLAIDKLKRNQCATENIIEIDDDNEETKTEEDPDVEITETRSASYIPVIEIDDDDDDENENRLEDSTQNDNVNCEESTSSTLTKTATALSYENSDNSSHKDHVEVGTIIDNTKYSSIKESVAKPDLLMETAVPPQARESDDMEQIEIFYNQECINHDCPRNHKQFFLVPQFALSHFKVKKRRSQKQYICAECYDCALDTYEEYCGLMKAKQPLLLKNINVQGPEFVEITDSSDDDDETSTMQQIQTVKGSFSQANLDLIEAELESSIKNVLEKLEIQNQLTWSKTILETRTRRLEEESKLNDELLRSLQRKADQMYSSLYQCPKIRLRQFQPLDLNTNLPYSFPEVTPCPPVGEILRPPIEINQIYYAVKNKAIASWVPCKVVEQVESSSILGSHSKVSNYKVKFLKLQYQMVKTVSAKHLAYYDPPKFRLPIGSRVIAYFDATSLSRGKEKMMIQSAFYPGIIAEPLKPNNKYRYLIFYDDGYTQYVSHKDVRLVCNVSEHVWEDVHPASREFIQKYLTQYSINRPMVQTQKGQSMTTESNGKWIYARVVDIDCSLIQMQFEGPKSHTEWIYRGSLRLGPVFKEYQKTLQKDTLPLPRLARRTEPFIRYTADEEATTAQQEQVKERERERVSSTEPRAVAKKSVSRLSTDSITASSTQSHASSLPTVRHLNNSTIYLEDENKPKGKVVYYTAKRDLPPLTYRAHKCSSSCLFKIPHNLSAYSPLSKPLLSGWERPILRLKNKKIVAYRGPCGKIMRNMEEVRRYLRVTDNTLNVDNFDFHHETSCLAEYVIESAIVQKRDISGGQEKMAIPLVNYYDNTLPPECEYAAQRIPTDGVNLNLDPEFLVGCDCEGDCSDKEKCSCWQLTYAGAKYGNPNTPVAEIGYQYKRLYEHVPTGIYECNSRCKCKANCLNRVAQQNLAMKLQVFKTSNRGWGLRCINDVPRGSFVCIYAGHLLTEAKANEGGLDAGDEYFAELDYIEVAEQIKEGYESDVEPPEIEEEEDTYAPDPEDDDEFTPSKSFLTRAKNKAQKLTRSSSTQNTDEDSQERQVINFNPNADMNEDSTRESSIRGLFGKDEACYVMDAKTIGNLGRYFNHSCSPNLFVQNVFVDTHDLRFPWVAFFSSTNIRAGTELTWNYNYEVGVVPGKVLYCQCGAPNCRLRLL, from the exons ATGTCCGAAGAAAGTAAAACAGGAAATATAGAATCCGAAATGGATGAAACCCAATTGGCAGATGTAACGGAAAATAAAATAGTCAATGAAACAAATTGCGAAAATGTGAACTTACATGTGGAAGCCCACGATATCATTGACAAAAGTGACGAAAGGCCATGTATTGTTGAAGATGTTAGCGCTCTAAGTGCTGGAGTTAGCGATAAAACTAACGAATGTactacacaaaacaaaaacataaataaaatggaaattgcaGGATCAAGCGAACATCGTACAACAAGTTCTGAGAAGAGTGAAGAAATGGATGTAGCAGAATTAACGGAGGACACAGACATAGCATCAAAAAATGATGAAGTTGTTTGTATGAATAAAGAAAATAGGGTAGCTGATCATATAATTGGTTTTTCACCTTCTATCGAGACAAATGATGTACAGTTAGAATCAGAAAAAGTATTAGAAGGTTTATTAAGTAAATCGTCTGTACAAAAAAGTGATAACCAAATGGAACCTATGGAAATAGACACTCATAATTTACCAATTTCTGGAAGCCTTAGTGATGAAGGAAATGAGGATAGCCAAGAATCATTGCCACTCGTAATTGATGAAAAACCATCTTCCCCCAATGAAACAAACATAGAAGCTCCTTTGCCTTCTCTCCAAGTTAATAACTCTAATCCCAATGAGCTAACTATAGATAACAGTAACAGTCCAACAACAAACAATGAAAATTTGGCGATTGACAAGCTAAAACGCAACCAGTGTGCAACTGAAAATATCATTGAAATAGATGATGACAATGAAGAAACAAAAACAGAGGAGGACCCAGATGTGGAAATAACTGAAACAAGGAGCGCTTCCTATATTCCAGTAATCGAAatagatgatgatgatgatgatgaaaatgaaaatcgactAGAAGATAGTACGCAGAATGATAACGTAAATTGTGAGGAATCCACTTCATCTACGCTTACAAAAACTGCTACTGCTTTATCTTACGAAAATAGTGATAATAGTAGCCATAAAGACCACGTTGAAGTGGGCACAATTATAGATAACACAAAGTATTCATCTATTAAAGAATCAGTTGCAAAACCAGATTTATTAATGGAAACTGCAGTACCACCACAAGCTCGCGAATCAGACGATATGGAACAGATTGAAATTTTCTACAACCAGGAGTGCATTAATCACGATTGTCCCCGGAACCACAAACAGTTTTTCTTAGTACCCCAATTCGCTTTAAGCCACTTTAAAGTAAAGAAGAGACGTAGCCAAAAGCAATATATTTGCGCAGAATGTTATGACTGTGCTCTTGACACATATGAG gaATACTGCGGTTTAATGAAAGCTAAACAAcctttacttttaaaaaatattaatgtgcaAGGTCCTGAGTTTGTGGAAATCACAGACAGCAGTGACGATGATGACGAAACGTCTACAATGCAACAAATTCAAAcag tgaaagGATCATTTTCTCAGGCGAATTTAGATCTGATAGAAGCTGAACTGGAAAGCTCGATTAAAAATGTACTCGAAAAATTAGAAATACAAAACCAGTTAACTTggtcaaaaacaattttagagACTCGTACGCGTAGACTGGAAGAGGAATCGAAGCTAAATGATGAATTATTGCGATCATTACAGAGAAAGGCTGATCAGATGTACAGTTCACTTTACCAATGTCCGAAAATAAGATTACGACAGTTCCAACCTTTGGATTTGAACACCAATTTACCTTATTCGTTCCCTGAAGTCACA CCTTGTCCGCCAGTTGGAGAAATATTACGACCACCTATCgaaattaatcaaatttattATGCTGTAAAGAATAAGGCAATAGCTAGCTGGGTGCCCTGTAAGGTGGTTGAGCAAGTGGAATCTAGCTCAATTTTAGGCTCGCATTCTAAGGTGTCGAattataaagtgaaatttttaaagctgCAGTATCAAATGGTGAAAACAGTATCGGCGAAACATTTAGCCTACTATGATCCGCCCAAATTCCGACTTCCCATAG GTTCACGTGTAATTGCTTACTTCGATGCCACTTCTTTGTCGCGAGGTAAAGAAAAAATGATGATACAAAGTGCTTTTTACCCAGGAATTATTGCTGAACCTTTGAAACCAAACAACAAATACCg gTATTTAATATTCTATGATGATGGTTACACTCAATATGTTTCGCACAAAGATGTTCGTTTGGTGTGCAACGTTTCCGAACATGTGTGGGAGGACGTACATCCTGCATCTCgagaatttatacaaaaatacctAACTCAATACTCCATCAACCGGCCAATGGTGCAGACTCAGAAAGGGCAAAGTATGACCACGGAGTCAAATGGCAAATGGATTTATGCACGAGTTGTAGATATTGATTGCAGCTTAATACAAATGCAATTCGAGGGGCCAAAAAGTCATACGGAGTGGATTTATAGAGGATCGCTGCGTTTGGGACCAGTTTTTAAGGAGTATCAGAAAACATTACAAAAGGATACACTACCTTTACCCCGACTAGCCAGG cGCACTGAACCATTTATTCGTTACACCGCTGATGAGGAGGCAACTACCGCGCAACAGGAGCAAGTAAAGGAGCGCGAACGTGAACGTGTGTCGTCCACTGAGCCACGAGCAGTTGCTAAAAAGAGCGTGAGTCGTTTATCAACCGATTCAATAACAGCAAGTAGTACGCAATCGCATGCGTCGTCATTACCCACTGTGCGTCATTTGAACAACTCTACTATTTACCTTGAAGATGAAAACAAGCCGAAAGGAAAA gtTGTCTACTATACTGCTAAGCGAGATTTGCCACCATTAACATATCGCGCTCATAAATGCTCATCATCTTGTTTATTTAAGATTCCGCATAACCTCAGCGCCTACAGTCCACTGTCTAAACCGTTGCTCTCTGGTTGGGAACGCCCTATATTGCGcttgaagaataaaaaaatagtggCCTACCGTGGACCGTGTGGAAAAATTATGCGCAATATGGAGGAAGTTCGTCGTTACCTTCGTGTAACTGATAACACACTTAATGTTGATAATTTCGACTTCCATCATGAAACCAGTTGTTTGGCAGAGTACGTAATCGAATCAGCTATTGTACAAAAACGCGATATTTCAGGTGGCCAAGAAAAAATGGCGATACCCTTAGTTAACTATTATGATAATACATTGCCACCTGAGTGTGAATACGCCGCACAACGTATACCGACAGATGGTGTAAATCTCAATTTAGATCCAGAATTTTTGGTCGGTTGTGACTGCGAAGGAGACTGTTCG GATAAAGAAAAGTGTTCCTGTTGGCAACTCACCTATGCAGGCGCCAAGTATGGAAACCCAAATACACCAGTGGCAGAAATCGGTTATCAATATAAGCGTTTGTATGAGCACGTTCCGACAGGAATTTATGAATGTAATTCAAG GTGTAAATGCAAAGCGAACTGCTTAAATCGTGTAGCACAGCAGAATTTAGCTATGAAACTTCAAGTATTTAAAACCTCAAATCGTGGATGGGGCTTGCGTTGCATAAACGATGTGCCCAGAGGCAgctttgtttgtatatatgctgGTCACTTGCTAACCGAAGCAAAAGCAAATGAA GGTGGGTTAGATGCCGGCGACGAATATTTCGCAGAATTAGATTACATAGAAGTAGCGGAACAAATAAAGGAGGGTTACGAATCAGACGTTGAACCTCCGGAGATTGAAGAAGAGGAg gATACATATGCCCCAGATCCAGAAGATGATGATGAGTTCACACCAAGTAAATCGTTCTTAACACGCGCCAAAAATAAGGCACAGAAACTGACACGTAGCAGTTCGACTCAAAACACGGATGAAGACTCGCAAGAACGtcaagtaattaattttaatcccAACGCGGATATGAATGAAGATTCCACACGAGAATC atcTATACGAGGCCTATTTGGAAAGGATGAGGCGTGTTACGTAATGGACGCAAAAACCATAGGAAATCTTGGACgctattttaat CACTCATGTTCACCCAATCTCTTCGTACAAAACGTTTTTGTCGACACCCATGACTTGAGATTCCCTTGGGTAGCATTCTTTTCCTCCACTAATATTCGGGCCGGTACGGAACTGACTTGGAATTATAATTATGAAGTTGGCGTAGTGCCCGGAAAAGTACTATACTGTCAATGTGGTGCACCAAATTGTCGTCTGCGTcttctataa